In the Pseudomonas sp. DTU_2021_1001937_2_SI_NGA_ILE_001 genome, one interval contains:
- a CDS encoding methyl-accepting chemotaxis protein: MQERLRSMIGQIRMGAEQLVSASQNISSASTQLSASAQEQSQAASSMAATVEELTVSINHVADNASDAHALSTESGRQSTEGGNVIQSTLGSMQRIADTVQASASQIATLDQHAEQISSIVSVIKGIAEQTNLLALNAAIEAARAGEQGRGFAVVADEVRLLAQRTANSTQEITDMVVKIQQGTQEAVGSMEVGVTQVKSGVELAQQAGEAIVNIRESSGTVVRVVDQISLALKEQSMASQDVARNVERIAQMSQQNSQAVEQTSTTARALQALAQDLERQVRVFVY; encoded by the coding sequence ATGCAGGAGCGTCTGCGCAGCATGATCGGCCAGATCCGCATGGGCGCCGAGCAACTGGTCAGCGCCTCGCAGAACATCTCCAGCGCCTCGACGCAGCTTTCCGCATCGGCGCAGGAGCAATCCCAGGCGGCGTCTTCGATGGCCGCCACCGTCGAAGAACTCACCGTCAGCATCAATCATGTGGCTGACAACGCCAGCGACGCCCACGCGCTGTCGACCGAGTCCGGACGCCAGTCCACCGAAGGCGGCAACGTGATTCAGAGCACCCTGGGCAGTATGCAGCGCATCGCCGACACGGTGCAGGCGTCCGCCAGCCAGATCGCCACGCTGGACCAGCACGCCGAACAGATTTCCAGCATCGTCAGTGTCATCAAGGGCATTGCCGAGCAGACCAACCTGCTGGCCCTCAACGCCGCCATCGAGGCGGCACGTGCCGGCGAGCAGGGCCGAGGCTTCGCCGTGGTGGCCGATGAAGTGCGCTTGCTGGCCCAGCGCACCGCCAACTCCACCCAGGAAATCACCGACATGGTGGTGAAGATCCAGCAAGGGACTCAGGAGGCGGTGGGCAGCATGGAGGTGGGCGTCACCCAGGTAAAGAGCGGTGTCGAGCTGGCTCAGCAGGCCGGCGAGGCAATCGTCAATATCCGCGAGTCCTCGGGCACTGTGGTACGGGTCGTGGACCAGATTTCCCTGGCGCTCAAGGAGCAGAGCATGGCCAGCCAGGACGTGGCGCGCAACGTCGAGCGCATCGCGCAGATGTCGCAGCAGAACAGCCAGGCCGTAGAACAGACCAGTACCACCGCCCGCGCGCTGCAGGCCCTGGCGCAAGATCTGGAACGTCAGGTGCGGGTCTTCGTGTACTGA
- a CDS encoding methyl-accepting chemotaxis protein — protein MNQAAGRQRQSVELVSTAFNQMVSTANEVARSCSAAASSAESGHQRVTEGKQQIELSTQNVNRLSRRIGESSQAMVELEEGSRNINQILGTIRAIAEQTNLLALNAAIEAARAGDQGRGFAVVADEVRALAKRTADSTGEIDQLLNALGNKTHEVAQKMDSCLELSQASVSSIENALDSFEGIQLSVNEIRDQNLQISAAAEEQHSVAEEINRHIQQIYDEAQLVENLASSAQEDSGRLSQLSDELNGLVGRFKS, from the coding sequence ATGAACCAGGCCGCAGGGCGTCAGCGCCAGTCGGTAGAGCTGGTGTCCACGGCCTTCAACCAGATGGTCTCGACCGCCAACGAGGTGGCCCGCTCGTGCAGCGCCGCCGCCTCCTCGGCCGAGAGCGGCCATCAGCGGGTCACCGAAGGCAAGCAGCAGATCGAGCTGAGCACCCAGAACGTCAACCGCCTGAGCCGTCGTATCGGCGAGTCGTCCCAGGCCATGGTCGAGCTCGAAGAAGGCAGCCGCAATATCAACCAGATCCTCGGCACCATCCGTGCCATTGCCGAGCAGACCAACCTGCTAGCCCTCAACGCGGCCATCGAAGCGGCCCGCGCCGGCGACCAGGGCCGTGGCTTCGCGGTGGTGGCCGACGAGGTGCGGGCCCTGGCCAAGCGCACGGCCGACTCCACCGGCGAGATCGACCAGTTGCTCAATGCGCTGGGCAACAAGACTCATGAAGTCGCTCAGAAGATGGACAGCTGCCTGGAGCTGTCGCAGGCCAGCGTGTCTTCCATCGAGAACGCGCTGGACAGCTTCGAAGGCATCCAGCTTTCGGTGAACGAAATCCGCGACCAGAACCTGCAGATTTCCGCAGCCGCCGAAGAACAGCACAGCGTGGCCGAAGAGATCAACCGGCACATTCAGCAGATCTACGACGAAGCCCAGCTGGTAGAAAACCTGGCCAGCTCGGCACAGGAAGACTCAGGTCGCCTGTCGCAGCTGTCGGATGAGCTCAACGGGCTGGTGGGTCGCTTCAAGTCTTGA
- the yajC gene encoding preprotein translocase subunit YajC, translating into MSFFISPAFADGAAPAAAAGPAGTGFEWIFLVGFLVIFYLMIWRPQAKRAKEQKNLLGNLQKGDEVVTAGGIAGKITKVTDDFVVIEVSDSVELKIQKGSVVATLPKGTLKAL; encoded by the coding sequence ATGAGCTTTTTCATCTCCCCCGCTTTTGCGGACGGTGCTGCACCTGCGGCCGCTGCTGGTCCGGCGGGTACTGGCTTTGAGTGGATCTTCCTGGTCGGCTTTCTGGTCATCTTTTATCTGATGATCTGGCGTCCACAGGCCAAGCGCGCCAAAGAGCAGAAAAACCTGCTGGGCAACCTGCAGAAAGGCGATGAAGTTGTGACCGCTGGCGGTATCGCCGGAAAAATTACCAAAGTCACTGACGACTTTGTGGTGATCGAGGTGTCGGATAGCGTCGAGTTGAAAATCCAGAAGGGCTCGGTTGTAGCCACTCTGCCAAAGGGCACCCTCAAGGCGCTCTGA
- the tgt gene encoding tRNA guanosine(34) transglycosylase Tgt — MSFELLATDGKARRGRLTFPRGVVETPAFMPVGTYGTVKGMLPRDIEAIGAQIILGNTFHLWLRPGTEVIKAHGDLHDFMQWKGPILTDSGGFQVFSLGAMRKIKEEGVTFASPVDGAKVFMGPEESMQVQRDLGSDIVMIFDECTPYPASEDVARTSMELSLRWAKRSKIAHGDSDAALFGIVQGGMHENLRMRSLEGLSELDFDGLAIGGLSVGEPKEEMIKVLDYLPGQMPADKPRYLMGVGKPEDLVEGVRRGVDMFDCVMPTRNARNGHLFIDTGVLKIRNAFHRHDDSPLDPTCDCYTCQNFSRAYLHHLDKCGEMLGSMLNTIHNLRHYQRLMAGLREAIQQGKLADFVEVFYAKRGLPVPPLG; from the coding sequence ATGTCTTTCGAACTGCTGGCCACCGACGGCAAGGCTCGTCGTGGCCGCCTGACCTTCCCGCGTGGCGTGGTGGAAACCCCGGCGTTCATGCCGGTGGGCACCTACGGCACGGTGAAAGGCATGCTGCCGCGTGACATCGAGGCCATCGGCGCGCAGATCATCCTCGGCAACACCTTCCACCTGTGGCTGCGTCCGGGCACCGAGGTCATCAAGGCCCACGGCGACCTGCACGATTTCATGCAGTGGAAGGGGCCGATTCTCACCGACTCCGGCGGCTTCCAGGTGTTCAGCCTGGGCGCGATGCGCAAGATCAAGGAGGAGGGCGTGACCTTCGCCTCGCCGGTCGACGGCGCCAAGGTGTTCATGGGCCCGGAAGAGTCGATGCAGGTGCAGCGCGACCTGGGTTCGGACATCGTGATGATCTTCGACGAATGCACGCCGTACCCGGCCAGCGAAGACGTTGCGCGCACGTCCATGGAGCTGTCGCTGCGCTGGGCCAAGCGCTCGAAGATCGCCCATGGCGACAGCGACGCGGCGTTGTTCGGCATCGTCCAGGGCGGCATGCACGAGAACCTGCGCATGCGCTCGCTGGAAGGTCTGAGCGAGCTGGACTTCGACGGCCTGGCAATTGGCGGCCTGTCGGTCGGCGAGCCGAAGGAAGAGATGATCAAGGTGCTCGATTATCTGCCTGGCCAGATGCCAGCAGACAAACCTCGTTACTTGATGGGAGTAGGCAAACCCGAAGATCTGGTCGAAGGTGTGCGCCGCGGTGTGGACATGTTCGACTGCGTCATGCCGACCCGTAATGCCCGCAACGGTCATCTGTTCATCGACACCGGTGTATTGAAGATCCGCAATGCGTTCCATCGCCATGATGATTCGCCGCTGGATCCGACCTGTGACTGCTACACCTGCCAGAACTTCTCCCGCGCCTACCTGCACCACTTGGACAAGTGCGGGGAAATGCTGGGTAGCATGCTCAATACGATCCACAATTTGCGGCATTACCAGCGGCTGATGGCTGGTTTGCGCGAGGCTATCCAACAGGGTAAATTGGCCGACTTCGTTGAAGTCTTCTATGCCAAGCGCGGCCTTCCGGTGCCGCCTTTGGGCTGA
- a CDS encoding GGDEF domain-containing protein codes for MALDPVTMLVLSLALAASAALHLAIEWRSVRAPALLFWSAGFATIFLGCGLSLLRTSGILILGIWFANGLLIFAHWLFLFGVARFTDTRLSRGWYLIVPFWVALLLLPEGPQWSKTMLLVNSLLVAALALRASLLLQPHGRSLSVGAVQLRFVLLLHGLFYLLKGLSVFLPGTLLDLAALRGQIIQISLVEGVMAIMLIAVSMTGSERHRREKQMAHLAARDPLTALYNRRAFEVRAAALLDEVSVVTPGALLLIDVDNFKPVNDLHGHTAGDHLLVTLSEQIRSLLPEQALAARLGGDEFAILLKHASRERVESIGNALREQFNAVTSASFSTPQPVTLSIGASLFDQPPGSLAVLIEQVDEALYQSKRGGRDTLQLVDRTRLGVASRQPV; via the coding sequence TTGCACCTGGCCATCGAGTGGCGCAGCGTGCGAGCGCCGGCGCTGTTGTTCTGGAGCGCGGGGTTCGCGACCATCTTTCTGGGCTGTGGCCTGTCGTTGCTGCGCACCAGCGGCATCCTCATTCTGGGTATCTGGTTCGCCAACGGGCTGTTGATCTTCGCGCACTGGTTGTTCCTGTTCGGCGTGGCGCGCTTCACCGACACCCGGTTGTCCCGAGGCTGGTATCTGATCGTGCCGTTCTGGGTGGCGTTGTTGCTGCTGCCGGAAGGGCCGCAGTGGTCGAAGACCATGTTGTTGGTCAATTCGCTGCTGGTAGCGGCACTGGCCCTGCGTGCCAGCCTGTTGCTGCAGCCCCATGGCCGCTCGCTGAGTGTCGGGGCGGTGCAGCTGCGTTTCGTGCTGTTGCTTCACGGCCTGTTCTATCTGCTCAAGGGGCTGTCGGTGTTCCTGCCTGGCACCTTGCTCGACCTGGCGGCGCTGCGTGGACAGATCATCCAGATTTCCCTGGTCGAAGGGGTGATGGCGATCATGTTGATCGCTGTGTCGATGACCGGCTCCGAGCGTCACCGTCGGGAAAAACAGATGGCCCACCTGGCCGCACGCGACCCGCTGACGGCGCTGTACAACCGTCGGGCCTTTGAAGTCCGCGCCGCTGCGCTGCTCGATGAGGTGTCTGTGGTAACGCCGGGGGCGCTGCTATTGATCGATGTCGACAACTTCAAACCCGTGAACGACCTGCACGGGCACACCGCCGGTGACCACCTGCTGGTCACGCTCAGTGAGCAGATCCGTTCGCTGCTGCCCGAGCAGGCACTGGCGGCCCGTCTGGGGGGGGATGAGTTCGCGATTCTCCTGAAGCACGCCTCGCGTGAGCGGGTGGAGAGCATCGGCAATGCGCTGCGCGAGCAGTTCAATGCCGTCACATCGGCCAGCTTTTCCACGCCCCAGCCGGTGACCCTGAGCATTGGCGCCAGCCTGTTCGACCAGCCGCCCGGTAGCCTGGCGGTGCTGATCGAACAGGTGGACGAGGCCCTTTACCAGTCCAAGCGCGGCGGGCGCGATACGCTGCAGCTTGTAGACCGTACGCGCCTGGGGGTGGCCAGCCGTCAGCCGGTCTGA
- the secD gene encoding protein translocase subunit SecD, giving the protein MLNKYPLWKYLLILVVLAIGFIYSAPNLYPDDPAIQISGTSTALQVDQSDLDKASKALTDAGISVKAASLSANGKGGLLRLTRQEDQLPAKDVVRRALGDDYVVALNLARTTPTWLRNLGAHPMKLGLDLSGGVHFLLEVDMDKAIDARLNVYEGEVKTLLRKEKLRYRSLPQQNNVIQLGFSDNAERDQARDLIRKNFTDFEITPSELNGIVTLRLALTQAKLAEIREYSIKQNLTTVRNRVNELGVAEPLVQRQGANRIVVELPGVQDTAEAKRILGKTANLEFRLGAGPDDTKATTETFEFREGNRPPAAVERGLIITGDQVTDAQASFDEHGRPQVNIKLDGHGGELMSRATRSNVGRSMAVIFIEQRPVTTYAKQMVDGVEKEVQLQTFKEDKKIISLATIQSPLGSQFRITGLNGQGESSELALLLRAGGLAAPMYFAEERTIGPSLGADNIAKGIDASLWGMLFVSLFIMAIYRFFGLIATVALAFNMVALLALMSLLGATLTLPGIAGIVLTMGMAVDANVLIFSRIREELANGMSVQRAINEGFDRAYTAILDANLTSLLVGGILYAMGTGPVKGFAVTLSLGIFTSMFTAIMVTRAMINLIFGGRDFKKLWI; this is encoded by the coding sequence ATGCTGAACAAATACCCTCTGTGGAAATACCTACTGATCCTGGTGGTACTGGCGATCGGTTTCATTTATTCCGCACCCAACCTCTATCCTGATGATCCGGCGATCCAGATCAGCGGCACGAGCACGGCCCTGCAGGTTGACCAGTCCGATCTCGACAAGGCCAGCAAGGCGCTGACCGATGCGGGTATCTCGGTCAAGGCGGCGAGCCTCTCTGCGAATGGCAAGGGTGGCCTGCTGCGCCTGACCCGCCAGGAAGACCAGTTGCCGGCCAAGGATGTGGTGCGCAGGGCGCTGGGTGACGACTATGTCGTGGCCCTGAACCTGGCCCGGACCACTCCGACCTGGCTGCGCAACCTGGGCGCTCACCCGATGAAGCTGGGCCTGGACCTTTCGGGCGGTGTGCACTTCCTTCTCGAAGTGGACATGGACAAGGCCATCGATGCGCGCCTGAACGTGTACGAGGGTGAGGTCAAGACCTTGCTGCGCAAAGAGAAGCTGCGTTATCGCAGCCTGCCGCAGCAGAACAATGTCATCCAGCTGGGCTTCAGCGACAATGCCGAGCGTGACCAGGCCCGCGACCTGATTCGCAAGAATTTCACCGATTTCGAAATTACCCCGTCCGAGCTGAACGGTATCGTCACCCTGCGCCTGGCCCTGACCCAGGCCAAGCTGGCGGAGATCCGCGAATACTCCATCAAGCAGAACCTGACCACGGTGCGCAACCGGGTCAACGAGCTGGGTGTGGCCGAGCCGCTGGTACAACGCCAGGGCGCCAACCGCATCGTGGTCGAGCTGCCAGGTGTGCAGGACACCGCCGAGGCCAAGCGTATTCTCGGCAAGACCGCCAACCTGGAGTTCCGTCTCGGCGCCGGCCCGGATGACACCAAGGCCACCACCGAGACCTTCGAGTTCCGTGAAGGCAATCGTCCGCCTGCCGCTGTCGAGCGTGGTCTGATCATCACCGGTGACCAGGTCACCGACGCCCAGGCCAGCTTCGACGAGCACGGTCGTCCGCAGGTGAACATCAAGCTCGACGGCCATGGCGGTGAGCTGATGAGCCGTGCGACCCGCAGCAACGTGGGTCGCAGCATGGCGGTGATCTTCATCGAGCAACGCCCGGTGACCACCTATGCCAAGCAGATGGTCGATGGCGTCGAGAAGGAAGTGCAGCTGCAGACTTTCAAGGAAGACAAGAAGATCATCAGCCTGGCGACCATCCAGTCGCCGCTGGGCAGCCAGTTCCGTATCACTGGCCTGAACGGCCAGGGTGAGTCGTCCGAGCTGGCCCTGCTGCTGCGCGCTGGTGGCCTGGCTGCACCGATGTACTTCGCTGAAGAGCGCACCATCGGCCCGAGCCTGGGCGCCGACAACATCGCCAAGGGTATCGATGCCTCGCTGTGGGGCATGCTCTTCGTCTCGTTGTTCATCATGGCGATCTACCGCTTTTTCGGTCTCATCGCTACCGTGGCACTGGCCTTCAACATGGTCGCGCTGCTGGCGCTGATGTCGCTGCTGGGGGCTACGCTGACCCTGCCGGGCATCGCCGGTATCGTGCTGACCATGGGCATGGCGGTCGACGCCAACGTGCTGATCTTCTCGCGTATCCGTGAAGAGCTGGCCAATGGCATGAGCGTGCAGCGTGCCATCAACGAAGGTTTCGACCGTGCCTACACGGCGATTCTCGACGCCAACCTGACCAGCCTGCTGGTCGGCGGCATTCTCTACGCCATGGGTACCGGCCCGGTGAAAGGCTTCGCCGTCACCCTGTCGCTGGGTATCTTCACCTCCATGTTCACGGCCATCATGGTGACTCGCGCAATGATCAACCTGATCTTCGGCGGGCGTGACTTCAAGAAGTTGTGGATTTAA
- the queA gene encoding tRNA preQ1(34) S-adenosylmethionine ribosyltransferase-isomerase QueA, whose protein sequence is MRVADFTFDLPDALIARHPLAERRASRLLTLDGPTGALAHRQFTDLLEHLRPGDLMVFNNTRVIPARLFGQKASGGKLEILVERVLDSHRVLAHVRSSKSPKPGSSILVDGGGEATMVARHDTLFELAFAEPVLALLDRVGHMPLPPYIDRPDEGADRERYQTVYAERAGAVAAPTAGLHFDEPLLEAIAAKGVETAFVTLHVGAGTFQPVRVERIEDHHMHSEWLEVSQDVVDAVAACRARGGRVIAVGTTSVRSLESAARDGQLKPFSGDTDIFIYPGRPFHVVDALVTNFHLPESTLLMLVSAFAGYPETMAAYQAAVEERYRFFSYGDAMFITRNPAPTGPRESNPEDHP, encoded by the coding sequence ATGCGTGTTGCCGACTTTACCTTCGACCTTCCCGATGCCCTGATCGCGCGCCATCCCCTGGCCGAGCGGCGGGCTAGCCGCCTGTTGACCCTGGATGGCCCTACCGGCGCCCTGGCTCATCGTCAATTCACCGACCTGCTGGAGCACCTGCGCCCCGGAGACCTGATGGTGTTCAACAACACCCGGGTGATTCCGGCGCGGCTGTTCGGCCAGAAGGCTTCCGGCGGCAAGCTGGAAATTCTCGTGGAGCGTGTGCTGGACAGCCATCGCGTGCTGGCTCACGTGCGTTCGAGCAAGTCGCCCAAGCCCGGTTCGTCGATTCTGGTCGATGGCGGCGGCGAGGCGACCATGGTGGCGCGTCATGACACGCTGTTCGAGCTGGCCTTCGCCGAGCCGGTGTTGGCGCTGCTGGACCGAGTCGGGCATATGCCGTTGCCTCCTTATATAGACCGCCCCGACGAAGGCGCCGACCGCGAGCGCTACCAGACGGTGTATGCCGAGCGCGCCGGTGCCGTGGCCGCGCCGACGGCTGGCCTGCACTTCGACGAGCCGCTGCTCGAAGCCATCGCCGCCAAGGGCGTAGAGACCGCCTTCGTGACCCTGCATGTCGGTGCCGGGACCTTCCAGCCGGTGCGTGTCGAGCGTATCGAAGACCATCACATGCACAGCGAATGGCTGGAAGTCAGCCAGGACGTGGTCGATGCCGTGGCCGCCTGCCGAGCGCGGGGCGGACGGGTCATCGCGGTGGGCACTACCAGCGTGCGTTCGCTGGAGAGTGCCGCGCGAGACGGCCAGTTGAAGCCGTTCAGCGGCGATACCGACATTTTCATCTACCCAGGCCGGCCTTTCCATGTGGTCGATGCCCTGGTGACCAATTTCCACCTGCCGGAGTCCACGCTGCTGATGCTGGTTTCCGCATTTGCCGGTTACCCCGAGACCATGGCCGCCTACCAGGCTGCCGTGGAAGAGCGTTACCGCTTCTTCAGTTACGGTGATGCGATGTTCATCACCCGCAATCCCGCGCCCACGGGGCCCCGGGAATCCAACCCGGAGGATCACCCATGA
- the trmJ gene encoding tRNA (cytosine(32)/uridine(32)-2'-O)-methyltransferase TrmJ, translated as MLQNIRVVLVGTTHPGNIGGAARAMKNMGLSRLVLVEPRVFPSPEADARASGADDILASTQVVASLEEALVGCSLVLGTSARDRSLPWPMLDPRESGVKVVEQAALGQEVALVFGREHAGLTNEELQRCHYHVHIQSNPEFSSLNLAAAVQVLSYEVRMAWLAAAEQASVAVDAPGRDVELATMDEMEGFYAHLEQTLVAIGFLDPEKPRHLMARLRRLYARSEVERPELSILRGILTETQKAARGEPHKRKDQ; from the coding sequence GTGTTGCAGAACATTCGTGTTGTCCTGGTCGGTACCACGCACCCCGGAAACATCGGTGGGGCGGCGCGTGCCATGAAGAACATGGGCCTGTCGCGCCTGGTGCTGGTCGAGCCGCGGGTGTTCCCTTCGCCCGAGGCTGATGCGCGGGCATCCGGCGCGGACGATATCCTGGCTTCGACCCAGGTGGTGGCGAGCCTGGAGGAAGCGCTGGTGGGTTGCAGCCTGGTGCTGGGTACCAGTGCCCGCGATCGCAGCCTGCCCTGGCCGATGCTCGATCCCCGCGAGTCGGGGGTGAAGGTCGTCGAGCAGGCGGCCCTTGGGCAGGAAGTGGCGCTGGTGTTCGGTCGCGAGCATGCCGGCCTGACCAACGAAGAACTGCAGCGCTGTCATTATCATGTGCATATCCAGTCCAACCCGGAGTTCAGTTCGCTGAACCTGGCGGCTGCCGTGCAGGTATTGAGCTACGAGGTGCGCATGGCCTGGCTGGCCGCTGCCGAGCAGGCCTCCGTGGCTGTCGATGCGCCGGGTCGCGATGTGGAGTTGGCGACCATGGACGAGATGGAAGGCTTCTATGCGCACCTGGAGCAGACCCTGGTGGCCATCGGTTTTCTCGACCCCGAGAAGCCTCGCCACTTGATGGCGCGGCTGCGCCGCCTGTACGCACGCAGCGAGGTCGAGCGGCCGGAGCTGAGCATTCTCAGGGGAATCCTCACGGAAACCCAGAAAGCGGCACGGGGTGAGCCCCATAAACGGAAGGATCAGTGA
- the secF gene encoding protein translocase subunit SecF, whose product MKLKTINFMGVRNVAFALTMLLTLLALFSWFHKGLNFGLDFTGGTLIELTYEKPADLGKVRQELVAAGYHEAVVQSFGATTDLLVRMPGDDPQLGSSIANALRQSGADNPATVKRVEFVGPQVGEELRDQGGIAMLLALGGILIYLAFRFQWKFGVGAIVSLVHDVVVTMGILSFFQITFDLTVLASVLAIIGYSLNDTIVVFDRVRENFRVLRKASLIENINVSTTQTLLRTIATSVSTLLAIVALWMFGGDSLEGFSIALFVGVLAGTYSSIYIANVVLIWLKLSAEDLIPPVTTDKVDDLP is encoded by the coding sequence ATGAAGTTAAAAACCATCAACTTCATGGGCGTGCGCAACGTTGCGTTCGCCCTGACCATGCTCCTGACCCTGCTGGCGTTGTTCAGCTGGTTCCACAAGGGGCTCAACTTCGGCCTGGACTTCACCGGCGGTACGCTCATCGAGCTGACCTACGAGAAGCCGGCAGACCTGGGCAAGGTGCGCCAGGAGCTGGTCGCAGCCGGCTACCACGAAGCCGTGGTGCAGAGCTTCGGTGCGACCACCGACCTGCTGGTGCGCATGCCGGGCGATGACCCGCAGCTGGGCAGCAGTATCGCCAATGCCCTGCGCCAGAGCGGTGCGGACAACCCGGCCACGGTCAAGCGCGTCGAGTTCGTCGGCCCGCAGGTGGGTGAGGAGCTGCGCGACCAGGGCGGTATCGCCATGCTTCTGGCGCTGGGCGGCATCCTGATCTACCTGGCGTTCCGCTTCCAATGGAAGTTCGGCGTCGGTGCGATCGTCTCGCTGGTTCACGACGTGGTCGTGACCATGGGGATCCTGTCGTTCTTCCAGATCACCTTCGACCTCACCGTGCTGGCGTCGGTCCTGGCGATCATCGGCTACTCGCTCAACGACACTATCGTGGTCTTCGACCGGGTGCGGGAGAACTTCCGTGTGCTGCGCAAGGCGTCGCTGATCGAGAACATCAACGTTTCGACCACTCAGACCCTGCTGCGCACCATCGCCACCTCGGTGTCGACGCTGCTGGCGATCGTCGCGCTGTGGATGTTCGGCGGTGACAGCCTGGAAGGTTTCTCCATTGCCTTGTTCGTCGGCGTGCTGGCCGGTACCTACTCGTCCATCTACATCGCCAACGTGGTGCTGATCTGGCTGAAGCTCAGTGCTGAAGACCTGATTCCACCGGTAACCACTGACAAGGTCGACGATCTTCCTTAA
- a CDS encoding glycine zipper 2TM domain-containing protein — MNKSLLVGAVLGAVVVTAGGAFATYSLVKGPEYADVLAVEPVKQQIKTPREVCKDVTVTRRAPVKDEHQIVGSVLGAVAGGLLGNQVGGGNGKKIATVAGAVGGGYAGNKIQEGMQERDTYTTTQTRCNTVNDVSEKVVGYDVKYQLGDKVGKVRMEQEPGNRIPVDKNGQLILGQAQ, encoded by the coding sequence GTGAACAAGTCTCTGTTGGTGGGTGCCGTGTTGGGGGCCGTTGTGGTGACAGCGGGTGGCGCGTTCGCCACCTACAGTCTCGTCAAAGGTCCGGAATACGCCGATGTCCTGGCTGTCGAGCCGGTCAAACAGCAGATCAAGACACCCCGAGAAGTGTGCAAGGACGTGACGGTTACCCGCCGTGCGCCCGTTAAGGACGAGCATCAGATCGTTGGTAGTGTGCTGGGTGCCGTGGCCGGTGGTCTGCTGGGTAACCAGGTGGGCGGTGGCAACGGCAAGAAGATCGCTACGGTGGCCGGTGCGGTAGGTGGTGGCTACGCCGGTAACAAGATCCAGGAGGGTATGCAGGAGCGTGATACCTATACCACCACCCAGACCCGCTGCAACACCGTCAATGACGTCAGCGAGAAGGTCGTGGGCTACGACGTGAAGTACCAGCTGGGCGACAAGGTCGGCAAGGTACGCATGGAGCAGGAGCCCGGTAACCGCATTCCGGTGGACAAGAATGGTCAGTTGATCCTGGGTCAGGCCCAGTAA
- the suhB gene encoding inositol-phosphate phosphatase — MQPMLNIALRAARNASELIFRSIERLDTIKVDEKEAKDYVSEVDRAAEQSIITALRKAYPDHGILGEESGLHAGKGEGADYLWIIDPLDGTTNFVRGIPHFAVSIACKYRGRLEHAVVLDPVRQEEFTASRGRGAALNGRRLRVSSRRSLEGALLGTGFPFRENQLDNLENYLGMFRSLIGQTAGIRRAGAASLDLAYVAAGRFDAFWESGLSEWDIAAGALLIQEAGGLVSDFTGGHEFLEKGHVVAGNAKCFKAVLTSIAPHLPASIKR, encoded by the coding sequence ATGCAGCCCATGCTGAATATCGCGCTGCGCGCCGCACGCAACGCCAGCGAATTGATTTTCCGCTCCATCGAGCGCCTGGATACCATCAAGGTCGATGAAAAAGAAGCCAAGGATTACGTCAGCGAAGTCGACCGCGCTGCCGAGCAAAGCATCATCACCGCACTGCGCAAGGCCTACCCTGACCACGGCATCCTCGGCGAGGAAAGCGGCCTGCACGCCGGCAAGGGCGAAGGGGCCGACTACCTGTGGATCATCGACCCCCTGGACGGCACCACCAACTTCGTCCGTGGCATCCCGCACTTCGCCGTCAGCATCGCCTGCAAATACCGTGGCCGCCTGGAGCACGCGGTAGTGCTCGACCCGGTACGCCAGGAAGAATTCACCGCCAGCCGTGGCCGTGGCGCCGCCCTCAACGGCCGCCGCCTGCGGGTCAGCTCGCGTCGCAGCCTGGAAGGCGCACTGCTGGGTACCGGCTTCCCGTTCCGCGAGAACCAGCTGGACAACCTGGAAAACTACCTGGGCATGTTCCGCAGCCTGATCGGCCAGACCGCCGGCATCCGCCGCGCCGGCGCCGCCAGCCTGGACCTGGCCTATGTCGCCGCAGGCCGCTTCGACGCCTTCTGGGAGTCGGGCCTTTCCGAGTGGGATATCGCCGCAGGCGCCCTGCTCATCCAGGAAGCTGGCGGCCTGGTGAGCGACTTCACCGGTGGTCATGAATTCCTGGAAAAAGGCCACGTGGTGGCGGGCAATGCCAAGTGCTTCAAGGCCGTGCTGACCTCCATCGCACCTCACCTGCCCGCTTCGATCAAACGCTGA